A part of Desulfobacter sp. genomic DNA contains:
- a CDS encoding glycosyltransferase produces the protein MIAENDPAGMGIAFTNAINRYTDHQCRLITVQDRYGIDFGKDIHLPDIHDDDFDEVADLLEHSDIIHFHMLRDEHSHLGPLVIRDYIKGKKIIHHHHGHPDYLINAQRFNDKYRKLGRRVIVSTPDLLHVADDAVWVPNLVPINDPPYLPRYETCLKNDRIRVCQAPTRKFDKHTDEFGRVLTRLQASHPQVEPVIIERKGRRECLDIKRKCHIVFDHMRGWFGISSLESLSQGKPVIAGLDEWNIGCIKEFTGADRLPWVVARNETELEIQLEQLVSEPDARFRIGMDSRKFMEDCWREQDALAVLLREYDVL, from the coding sequence ATGATTGCAGAAAATGATCCGGCCGGTATGGGCATTGCCTTTACCAATGCCATTAACCGGTATACCGACCACCAGTGCCGGCTCATCACGGTGCAGGACCGGTACGGCATTGATTTCGGAAAGGATATCCATCTGCCGGATATCCATGATGATGATTTCGATGAGGTGGCGGATTTGCTTGAGCATTCGGATATCATCCATTTTCATATGCTAAGGGATGAACATTCCCACCTGGGCCCCCTTGTGATCCGGGATTATATCAAGGGCAAAAAAATCATCCACCACCACCACGGGCACCCGGATTATCTCATCAATGCCCAGAGGTTTAATGACAAGTATCGAAAACTGGGGCGGCGGGTGATCGTTTCCACCCCGGATCTGCTCCATGTGGCTGACGATGCGGTATGGGTTCCCAACCTGGTGCCCATAAACGATCCCCCATATCTGCCGCGGTATGAAACCTGTTTAAAAAACGACCGGATACGGGTGTGCCAGGCGCCTACCCGGAAGTTTGACAAACACACGGATGAGTTCGGGAGGGTGCTCACCCGGCTTCAGGCTTCCCACCCACAGGTGGAGCCGGTGATTATCGAAAGGAAGGGGCGGAGGGAGTGCCTGGATATTAAACGCAAATGCCATATTGTATTCGACCATATGCGGGGCTGGTTCGGTATTTCCTCCCTGGAGTCCCTCAGCCAGGGCAAGCCGGTCATTGCAGGGCTTGACGAGTGGAACATCGGCTGCATCAAGGAATTTACAGGGGCAGACCGCCTGCCTTGGGTGGTGGCAAGGAACGAAACCGAGTTGGAAATCCAATTGGAGCAACTGGTTTCAGAACCCGATGCGCGCTTCCGCATCGGTATGGACAGCAGGAAATTCATGGAGGACTGCTGGCGGGAGCAGGATGCCCTGGCCGTTCTGCTCCGTGAATACGACGTCTTGTGA
- a CDS encoding DegT/DnrJ/EryC1/StrS family aminotransferase: MKIPITRPFMDEIEMAAIQAPLKTGWLVQGPEVKGFETAVARLCRAPYGVAVSSCTAALHLALTALGIGPGDRVVVPSFTYIATANAVTHAGAIPVFADIDPITFNMGPKELEKALGSWEKGNPASPNAVIPVHLFGLCADMPSISDIAGDLGLKVIEDAACALGAKTGGLGPGEFGAPACFSFHPRKVITTGEGGMVVTHDRNLAAGLCRLRDHGARTSDFERHSDGTSGLPDFDQPGYNYRMTDLQGALGNAQLKKLDMIIESRRALALRYNEMLGDVSWLAPPHCPPNAFHTYQSYVCRVKAGCNSRKSGEIRNRLMAFLGENGIAARPGTHAVHVLAYYKRKYNLRPEQFPGAWESHNATISLPLFPQMSSAEQEYIVHKIKAFRW; the protein is encoded by the coding sequence ATGAAAATCCCCATTACCCGTCCATTTATGGATGAGATTGAGATGGCTGCGATCCAAGCGCCATTAAAAACGGGGTGGCTGGTCCAGGGGCCTGAAGTGAAGGGGTTTGAAACGGCCGTTGCCCGCCTCTGCCGGGCCCCCTATGGCGTGGCGGTCAGTTCGTGCACAGCGGCCCTTCACCTCGCTCTGACAGCCTTGGGCATCGGGCCGGGGGACAGGGTGGTGGTGCCTTCGTTCACCTATATTGCCACGGCCAATGCCGTAACCCATGCCGGGGCGATACCTGTGTTTGCGGACATTGACCCCATCACCTTTAATATGGGGCCGAAAGAACTGGAAAAGGCCCTGGGTTCATGGGAAAAGGGCAATCCCGCCAGCCCCAACGCCGTTATCCCGGTCCACCTTTTCGGCCTGTGCGCTGATATGCCATCCATTTCGGATATTGCCGGTGATCTGGGGCTGAAGGTAATTGAGGATGCTGCCTGTGCCCTGGGGGCAAAGACCGGGGGGCTTGGGCCTGGAGAATTCGGCGCCCCGGCCTGTTTCAGCTTTCACCCCAGGAAGGTGATTACCACCGGTGAGGGCGGGATGGTCGTCACCCACGACCGGAACCTTGCCGCCGGGCTTTGCAGGCTCAGGGACCATGGTGCCCGGACCAGTGATTTCGAGCGGCATTCGGACGGCACCAGCGGGCTGCCTGATTTTGATCAGCCGGGATATAATTATCGGATGACAGACCTTCAGGGTGCCCTGGGGAATGCCCAGTTAAAAAAATTGGATATGATAATAGAATCCCGGAGGGCATTGGCACTAAGGTACAATGAGATGCTTGGCGACGTCTCCTGGCTGGCACCTCCCCATTGCCCCCCAAATGCATTCCACACCTATCAGTCCTATGTCTGCCGGGTGAAAGCCGGGTGCAATTCTCGGAAGTCGGGAGAGATCCGGAATCGCCTCATGGCCTTTTTGGGAGAAAACGGCATTGCCGCCCGCCCGGGCACCCATGCCGTCCATGTGCTGGCGTATTATAAGAGGAAATACAACCTCAGGCCGGAGCAGTTTCCCGGTGCATGGGAGTCCCACAACGCCACAATCAGCCTGCCCTTGTTTCCCCAGATGTCATCGGCGGAGCAGGAGTATATTGTCCATAAGATCAAAGCGTTTAGGTGGTAG
- a CDS encoding radical SAM protein, whose translation MKNLDLPKPHILFDEDGRQFVLPDFPERVTLELSFACNLNCVMCPRNHLTATGGFMDWNLFEKIILELEDKEIKAIVPFFRGESLLHPRFRDMIRLIREKTGAQIQLATNGLLLDGPMADFLLDVEIDFISFSIDAFTGETYEKVRQNNQFEQVMDNIEYFLSRRNCRQVATTVQASATANAVNRHEIDAFVSYWKKRADRVRIYPEHSADGEFGALPPELDRDRGKRQPCRKLFSDMVILWDGQISACNHDWEGRVLEAFSGAGEKTLGSLWKGQAYDMARKKHLAGAWGELSPCGHCSHWQGWNGSRVGALIQ comes from the coding sequence ATGAAGAATTTAGACTTGCCCAAGCCCCACATCCTTTTTGACGAAGACGGGCGCCAATTTGTTCTGCCCGATTTCCCGGAGCGGGTGACCCTGGAATTGTCCTTTGCATGCAACCTGAACTGCGTCATGTGCCCCCGAAACCATTTGACCGCCACCGGCGGATTCATGGATTGGAATTTATTTGAAAAAATTATCCTTGAGCTTGAGGATAAAGAGATTAAGGCCATTGTTCCCTTTTTCAGGGGTGAATCACTGCTTCACCCGAGGTTTAGGGATATGATCCGGCTGATCCGGGAGAAAACCGGGGCGCAAATTCAGCTGGCCACCAACGGGCTTTTATTGGACGGGCCCATGGCGGATTTCCTTTTGGATGTGGAGATTGATTTCATCTCTTTCAGTATTGATGCGTTCACCGGAGAGACCTATGAAAAAGTACGGCAGAATAATCAATTTGAGCAGGTCATGGACAATATTGAATATTTTTTAAGCAGACGGAACTGCCGGCAGGTGGCCACGACAGTCCAGGCCTCCGCCACTGCCAATGCCGTTAATCGCCATGAAATCGATGCATTCGTCTCTTACTGGAAAAAAAGGGCGGACAGAGTCCGGATCTATCCTGAGCATTCCGCAGACGGCGAATTCGGTGCCCTGCCCCCGGAGCTTGACCGGGATAGGGGCAAAAGGCAACCCTGCCGAAAACTTTTTAGTGATATGGTTATCCTGTGGGACGGACAGATAAGCGCCTGCAACCATGACTGGGAAGGGCGGGTGCTTGAGGCGTTTTCCGGTGCAGGCGAAAAAACTCTGGGGTCCCTCTGGAAGGGGCAGGCCTATGACATGGCCCGCAAAAAACACCTGGCCGGCGCCTGGGGTGAATTGTCTCCATGCGGGCACTGCAGCCATTGGCAGGGCTGGAACGGCAGCAGGGTAGGAGCGTTGATCCAATGA